The following proteins come from a genomic window of Geminicoccaceae bacterium SCSIO 64248:
- a CDS encoding enoyl-CoA hydratase/isomerase family protein, whose protein sequence is MSVTSDKPADPGRVHCTVEGGIARVVFDRPAARNAMTWTMYEQLAEACERIRTDRSIRVATFRGAGGKAFVAGTDIAQFLDFKGGDDGLAYEKRIDAGIERIETLPVPTIAVVEGWAFGGGMVMSAACDFRIATPDAKFGAPIARTLGNCISVANVARLNALFGPARVKRILMLAEAIGAEEAQACGFVLDVVEAAEIDRRADTLCQRLLEHAPITMRSTKEAVRRVIQAGLPDGRDLIAETYGSEDFKTGVRAFLAKEKANWQNR, encoded by the coding sequence ATGAGCGTGACCTCTGACAAGCCTGCCGACCCAGGCCGCGTGCATTGCACGGTCGAGGGCGGCATCGCCCGCGTCGTCTTCGACCGGCCCGCCGCCCGCAACGCCATGACCTGGACGATGTACGAGCAGCTGGCCGAGGCCTGCGAGCGCATCCGGACCGACCGTTCGATCCGTGTCGCGACCTTTCGCGGCGCCGGGGGCAAGGCCTTCGTCGCGGGCACCGACATCGCGCAGTTCCTCGACTTCAAGGGCGGCGACGACGGCCTTGCCTACGAAAAGCGGATCGATGCCGGCATCGAGCGGATCGAGACCCTGCCCGTGCCGACCATCGCCGTTGTCGAGGGCTGGGCGTTCGGTGGCGGCATGGTCATGTCGGCCGCCTGCGACTTCCGCATCGCGACGCCGGACGCGAAATTCGGCGCGCCGATCGCCCGGACGCTGGGCAACTGCATCTCGGTGGCGAACGTCGCGCGGCTGAACGCCCTGTTCGGCCCCGCCCGCGTCAAGCGCATCCTGATGCTGGCCGAGGCGATCGGCGCGGAGGAGGCGCAGGCCTGCGGCTTCGTGCTCGACGTCGTCGAAGCGGCGGAGATCGACCGGCGGGCCGACACCCTGTGCCAGCGCCTGCTTGAGCACGCACCGATCACCATGCGGTCGACCAAGGAAGCCGTGCGCCGCGTGATCCAGGCGGGTTTGCCCGACGGCCGCGACCTGATCGCCGAGACCTACGGCAGCGAGGACTTCAAGACCGGCGTGCGCGCCTTCCTCGCCAAGGAAAAGGCGAACTGGCAAAACCGCTGA
- a CDS encoding GntR family transcriptional regulator, translating into MSGAIDDLMRAEEGTTPAASLHDEIVTRLRDMIVEGTFSEGARIPERELCLQFGISRTPLREALKVLAAEGLIELLPNRGARVRAMTEQDITHLFEVMSGLESLAGRLACLRVTDDEIARIEALHYDMYRAYLQRDLPAYSRLNQAIHEAIVAVAANPILTATYRGFSGRIRRVRYAANLDRRRDRWGEAVREHEQILDALRRRDGEAAAGILYHHLRNKLTAALEYLEETR; encoded by the coding sequence ATGAGCGGCGCGATCGACGATCTTATGCGAGCCGAGGAAGGGACAACGCCTGCCGCATCGCTCCACGACGAGATCGTCACGCGTCTGCGCGACATGATCGTCGAAGGCACGTTCAGCGAAGGTGCGCGCATACCCGAGCGTGAGCTTTGCCTCCAGTTCGGCATATCGCGCACGCCCCTGCGGGAAGCGCTCAAGGTGCTGGCGGCCGAGGGCCTCATCGAGCTCCTTCCCAATCGGGGCGCGCGCGTCCGCGCCATGACCGAGCAGGACATCACGCATCTGTTCGAGGTGATGAGCGGCCTGGAATCGCTTGCGGGGCGGCTTGCCTGTCTTCGGGTCACCGACGACGAGATCGCCCGGATCGAAGCGCTCCACTACGACATGTACCGGGCGTACCTGCAGCGCGACCTGCCGGCCTACTCGCGGCTGAACCAGGCGATCCACGAGGCGATCGTCGCCGTCGCGGCCAACCCGATCCTGACCGCGACCTATCGCGGCTTCTCCGGCCGCATCCGCCGGGTCCGCTACGCGGCCAACCTCGACCGGCGCCGCGACCGCTGGGGCGAAGCCGTGCGCGAGCACGAGCAGATCCTGGACGCGCTAAGGCGTCGCGACGGCGAGGCGGCGGCCGGCATTCTGTATCATCATCTTCGCAACAAGCTGACCGCGGCGCTCGAATATCTCGAGGAGACACGATAA
- a CDS encoding TRAP transporter permease, which yields MTAYELWTKRLVAFVAVAMSLFHLYVAYFGPPNAFTLRATHFGFALVLAFLSLPFLAGRASKTPGPLDWAFVAISLLAAGYPIVEQTYFNTRMAYVGPVSTADVVFGVLMLIAVLEGTRRAIGPILPLTAVAFLAYQVLFSNTQLIRLLEYQYMTTDALFGIPAQVSATYVVLFVIFGALAERMGLGKLFMDFALALTGHAAGGPAKVAVVTSGLFGSVSGSAVANVMTTGTFTIPLMKRIGYPAPFAGAVEAVASTGGQIMPPIMGAAAFVMAEFLGVSYLTVAAYALLPALLYYFAVFLAVHFEAKKQGLVGLPKPDLPRLRDVLVERGHLFLPLIIIISVLMAGFSAPYSALMGIASIIPTVLLRSTTRREFTWARLIDGLEAGAINSVVVALACASAGIVIGVIAQTGLGLTFTGIVRSAAQDTLLVALLLTMVAGILLGMGMPTTPAYIVQVALLVPTLVRLGVSVEAAHMFVFYFAILSAITPPVAIAVYAACGISRSGVWSTSWDAVRLGLTGYIIPFMFVFNPSLLLIGEWPTLVLTTVTAMIGVTFLAGGLAGYFMGPANWLVRGLFIAAALVLIKPGLWTDTLGIVLGGLGLVLNLYWRPQTVERRPQTQISIGHVEAPSVAPIEPTDLLETPSSRQPTPGS from the coding sequence ATGACCGCGTACGAACTCTGGACGAAGAGGCTGGTCGCGTTCGTCGCCGTCGCGATGAGCCTGTTTCACCTCTACGTCGCCTATTTCGGGCCGCCCAACGCGTTCACGCTGCGGGCGACCCATTTCGGCTTCGCGCTGGTCCTGGCCTTTCTGTCCCTGCCGTTCCTGGCGGGCCGGGCCTCGAAGACGCCCGGCCCGCTGGACTGGGCCTTCGTCGCGATTTCGCTGCTGGCGGCCGGTTATCCCATCGTCGAGCAGACCTATTTCAACACGCGCATGGCGTATGTCGGCCCGGTCTCGACCGCCGACGTCGTCTTCGGCGTGCTGATGCTCATCGCGGTGCTCGAGGGCACCCGCCGCGCGATCGGACCGATCCTGCCGCTGACGGCGGTCGCCTTCCTCGCCTACCAGGTTCTCTTCTCCAACACGCAGCTGATCCGTCTGCTCGAGTATCAGTACATGACGACGGATGCCCTGTTCGGCATCCCGGCCCAGGTGTCGGCGACCTACGTCGTCCTGTTCGTCATCTTCGGCGCGCTGGCGGAACGCATGGGCCTCGGCAAGCTGTTCATGGACTTCGCGCTGGCGCTGACCGGCCATGCCGCAGGCGGCCCCGCCAAGGTGGCCGTGGTGACGTCGGGCCTGTTCGGCTCGGTCTCGGGCTCGGCGGTCGCGAACGTGATGACCACCGGTACGTTCACCATCCCCTTGATGAAGCGCATCGGCTATCCCGCGCCCTTCGCCGGAGCGGTCGAGGCGGTCGCGTCGACGGGCGGCCAGATCATGCCGCCGATCATGGGCGCCGCCGCCTTCGTGATGGCCGAGTTCCTGGGCGTCAGCTACCTGACGGTCGCGGCCTATGCCCTGCTCCCGGCGCTGCTGTACTATTTCGCCGTGTTCCTCGCCGTGCATTTCGAGGCCAAGAAGCAGGGACTCGTCGGGCTGCCGAAGCCGGACCTTCCCCGGCTGCGCGACGTCCTGGTCGAGCGCGGCCACCTCTTCCTGCCGCTGATCATCATCATCAGCGTGCTGATGGCCGGTTTCTCCGCGCCTTACTCCGCCCTGATGGGCATCGCGTCGATCATCCCGACGGTCCTGCTCCGCTCGACCACGCGGCGCGAGTTCACCTGGGCCAGGCTCATCGACGGGCTCGAGGCCGGCGCGATCAACTCGGTGGTGGTCGCGCTGGCCTGCGCCTCGGCCGGCATCGTGATCGGCGTCATCGCCCAGACCGGCCTTGGCCTCACCTTTACCGGCATCGTGCGCAGCGCGGCGCAGGACACGCTCCTGGTCGCGCTTCTCCTGACCATGGTGGCCGGCATCCTGCTCGGCATGGGCATGCCGACCACGCCCGCCTACATCGTGCAGGTCGCCCTTCTGGTGCCGACGCTGGTGCGCCTGGGCGTGAGCGTCGAAGCCGCGCACATGTTCGTCTTCTACTTCGCAATCCTCTCCGCGATCACGCCGCCGGTCGCGATCGCCGTCTACGCGGCCTGCGGCATCTCCCGCTCGGGCGTGTGGAGCACGAGCTGGGACGCGGTCAGGCTCGGGCTGACCGGCTACATCATCCCGTTCATGTTCGTCTTCAACCCGTCGCTGCTGCTGATCGGCGAGTGGCCGACGCTGGTGCTGACGACGGTTACGGCCATGATCGGCGTCACGTTCCTGGCCGGCGGCCTCGCCGGCTACTTCATGGGACCGGCGAATTGGCTCGTGCGCGGCCTGTTCATCGCCGCGGCGCTGGTGCTGATCAAGCCGGGCCTGTGGACCGACACGCTGGGCATCGTGCTCGGCGGGCTGGGCCTCGTGCTGAATCTCTACTGGCGGCCGCAGACCGTAGAGCGGCGCCCGCAGACCCAGATCTCGATCGGCCATGTCGAGGCGCCCTCGGTCGCCCCCATCGAGCCGACCGATCTTCTCGAGACGCCTTCGAGCCGACAACCCACGCCCGGCTCCTGA
- a CDS encoding CoA transferase gives MDTAADRPLPLEGVRVLDVSQVMAGPFCSMMLGDMGADVIKIEPPTGGDQTRSAMGFKLKGDDSLGFINLNRNKRSFAVNLKSPDGLAVFKELVKTADILVENYRPGVARKLGIGYDDLRTVNPGLVYASISGFGQTGPWSQRPGFDLMAQAMGGVMSITGEPDGPPAKSGVPVADIGCALFTLSAILSAHIGKRNTGQGQYIDASLYEAALAFAIWDVCEYWGTGRIPEKLGTANRMSAPYQAVKASDGYFCMGANSQRLWLRLCELIDRQDLADHPDYATIARRLENRVALIDELETVFVTRPMEDWVATLLDAGIPAAPIYNYAQALDNEHARERGVVMDVPHPVEGQARSLGFPMKMMGTPQRVRLSPPLLGEHTDTVLQELGVNQARIAALREEGAVG, from the coding sequence ATGGACACCGCCGCCGACCGTCCGCTGCCGCTCGAAGGCGTCCGGGTGCTCGACGTCAGCCAGGTCATGGCCGGCCCTTTCTGCAGCATGATGCTGGGCGACATGGGCGCCGACGTGATCAAGATCGAGCCGCCGACCGGCGGCGACCAGACCCGCTCGGCCATGGGCTTCAAGCTGAAGGGCGACGACAGCCTGGGCTTCATCAACCTCAACCGCAACAAGCGCAGCTTCGCGGTCAACCTGAAGAGCCCGGACGGCCTTGCGGTGTTCAAGGAGCTGGTCAAGACCGCCGACATCCTGGTCGAGAACTACCGGCCCGGCGTCGCGCGCAAGCTGGGCATCGGCTACGACGACCTGCGCACGGTCAATCCCGGCCTCGTCTACGCGAGCATCTCGGGCTTCGGCCAGACAGGGCCCTGGTCGCAGCGTCCGGGCTTCGACCTCATGGCCCAGGCGATGGGCGGTGTCATGAGCATCACCGGCGAGCCGGACGGGCCGCCCGCCAAGTCGGGCGTGCCGGTCGCCGACATCGGCTGCGCGCTGTTCACGCTGTCCGCCATCCTGAGCGCCCATATCGGCAAGCGGAACACGGGCCAGGGCCAGTACATCGACGCCTCGCTCTACGAGGCGGCGCTGGCCTTCGCGATCTGGGACGTGTGCGAGTATTGGGGTACCGGGCGCATCCCGGAGAAGCTGGGCACCGCCAATCGCATGAGCGCGCCCTACCAGGCGGTCAAGGCGAGCGACGGGTATTTCTGCATGGGCGCCAACAGCCAGCGCCTGTGGCTGCGCCTGTGCGAGCTGATCGACCGGCAGGACCTGGCCGACCATCCGGATTACGCGACGATCGCCAGGCGTCTCGAGAACCGCGTCGCGCTGATCGATGAACTGGAGACCGTGTTCGTCACCCGGCCGATGGAGGACTGGGTGGCGACGCTCCTTGATGCCGGCATCCCGGCGGCGCCGATCTACAACTACGCGCAGGCGCTGGACAACGAGCACGCGCGCGAGCGCGGCGTCGTGATGGACGTGCCGCATCCGGTCGAGGGCCAGGCGCGCTCGCTCGGCTTCCCCATGAAGATGATGGGCACGCCCCAGCGCGTGCGCCTGTCCCCGCCCCTCTTGGGCGAACACACCGACACGGTGCTGCAGGAGCTCGGCGTGAACCAGGCCCGCATCGCGGCGCTGCGCGAGGAAGGAGCCGTCGGCTGA
- a CDS encoding aminotransferase class V-fold PLP-dependent enzyme, translating to MEARSSRHFLQIPGPSPVPDRVLRAIAMPVIDHRGPTFADLGKEVLEGCRKIFQTSGPVVIYPSSGTGAWEAAIANTLSAGDRVLMVETGHFATLWRQMAARWKVEVDFVPGDWRHGVPPEVVREKLQADRERAIKAVMVVHNETSTGVTSRIAEIRKAIDEAGHPALLMVDTISSLGSADYRHEDWGVDVTVSCSQKGLMLPPGLGFNAMSEKALKAGESNDLPRSYWDWRDMLKPNAQGFFPYTPSTNLLYGLKEAIAMLLEEGLDNVFARHQRLAAATRAAVEAWGLEVLCLDEREHSPVLTAVVMPEGHDADRFRKIVLENYDMSLGTGLAKLAGKVFRIGHLGETNELTLLGAISGVEMGLKDAGVPHKPGGVQAAMDSFHNQNLRAGDIRAA from the coding sequence ATGGAGGCGCGTTCGAGCCGTCACTTCCTGCAGATCCCGGGACCGAGCCCCGTGCCCGACCGGGTCCTGCGCGCGATCGCGATGCCCGTGATCGACCATCGCGGCCCCACCTTCGCCGATCTCGGCAAGGAGGTCCTGGAAGGCTGCCGGAAGATCTTTCAGACGTCGGGCCCGGTGGTGATCTACCCATCTTCCGGCACGGGCGCCTGGGAAGCGGCCATCGCCAACACGCTTTCGGCCGGCGATCGCGTGCTCATGGTCGAGACCGGCCATTTCGCAACGCTGTGGCGCCAGATGGCGGCGCGCTGGAAGGTCGAGGTGGATTTCGTCCCGGGCGACTGGCGGCACGGCGTCCCGCCCGAGGTCGTGCGCGAGAAGCTCCAGGCCGACCGCGAGCGCGCCATCAAGGCGGTCATGGTCGTGCACAACGAAACCTCGACCGGCGTGACGAGCCGCATCGCGGAGATCCGCAAGGCCATCGACGAGGCGGGCCACCCCGCCTTGCTGATGGTCGACACCATCTCCTCCCTCGGATCGGCGGACTACCGCCACGAGGACTGGGGCGTCGACGTCACGGTCAGCTGCTCGCAAAAGGGTCTGATGCTGCCACCGGGCCTCGGCTTCAACGCCATGTCCGAGAAGGCCCTCAAGGCGGGGGAATCGAACGACCTGCCGCGGTCCTACTGGGACTGGCGGGACATGCTCAAGCCGAACGCGCAGGGATTCTTCCCCTACACGCCGTCGACCAACCTCCTCTACGGCCTGAAGGAGGCGATCGCGATGCTGCTGGAGGAGGGGCTGGACAACGTGTTCGCCCGTCACCAGCGCCTGGCCGCAGCGACGCGCGCGGCGGTCGAGGCTTGGGGCCTGGAGGTGCTCTGCCTGGACGAGCGCGAGCACTCGCCCGTGCTGACGGCGGTCGTCATGCCGGAGGGGCATGACGCCGACCGCTTCCGCAAGATCGTTCTCGAGAACTACGACATGTCGCTCGGCACCGGCCTGGCCAAGCTGGCCGGCAAGGTGTTCCGCATCGGCCATCTCGGCGAGACGAACGAGCTCACGCTGCTGGGCGCGATCTCGGGCGTGGAGATGGGCCTGAAGGACGCCGGCGTGCCCCACAAGCCGGGAGGCGTCCAGGCAGCCATGGACAGCTTCCACAACCAGAACCTGCGCGCGGGCGACATACGGGCCGCCTGA
- a CDS encoding SLC13 family permease: MSVELIAIFGLGIMFVIATVLPVNMGALALAMAFIVGTTAVGMPSGDIMDGFPGGLFATLVGITYLFAIARNNGTIDYIVHASVQAVRGRIALMPWVMFGITGLLTAIGAVVPASVAIIAPIAMRFAVQYKINPLMMGLLVAHGAQAGSFSPISIFGGITNGVVARAELPTGPFTIFLASLLLNLGLALVLYVVMGGLALRGKRAADMEQAIDEEGNVIAEPVSVIGTGGTPAGYAPAGSKATGVQAERDHILTLCGLAILAVAALGFGLDVGLVAITVAVILALLSPESQKGAVDKVSWSTVLLVCGVTTYVGVMQEGGAIDFAGNSVAGIGSPLLAALLLCYIGGIVSAFASTTGILGAIIPLAVPFLLQGNLSAIGVIAALGVASSVVDVSPFSTNGALLVANAQGIDKEVFYRRLLAYGSFVVVFGPMIAWFFLVVTGWF; the protein is encoded by the coding sequence GTGTCCGTTGAGCTCATAGCGATCTTCGGCCTTGGCATCATGTTCGTGATCGCCACGGTCTTGCCGGTGAACATGGGCGCGCTCGCCCTCGCCATGGCGTTCATTGTCGGCACCACCGCCGTCGGCATGCCGTCGGGCGACATCATGGACGGCTTCCCGGGCGGCCTGTTCGCGACGCTGGTCGGCATCACCTATCTGTTCGCCATCGCGCGCAACAACGGCACGATCGACTACATCGTGCACGCCTCGGTCCAAGCGGTGCGCGGCCGGATCGCGCTGATGCCCTGGGTAATGTTCGGCATCACCGGCCTCCTGACCGCGATCGGCGCGGTCGTGCCGGCATCGGTCGCGATCATCGCCCCGATCGCCATGCGCTTTGCCGTCCAGTACAAGATCAACCCGCTGATGATGGGCCTGCTGGTGGCGCACGGCGCCCAGGCCGGCAGCTTCTCGCCGATCAGCATCTTCGGCGGCATCACCAACGGCGTGGTCGCCCGCGCCGAGCTTCCGACCGGCCCGTTCACGATCTTCCTGGCCAGCCTGCTGCTCAATCTCGGCCTTGCGCTCGTGCTCTACGTCGTCATGGGCGGCCTTGCGCTGCGCGGCAAGCGGGCCGCCGACATGGAGCAGGCGATCGACGAGGAGGGCAACGTCATCGCCGAGCCGGTCTCGGTTATCGGCACCGGCGGCACGCCCGCGGGCTATGCCCCGGCCGGCAGCAAGGCGACCGGCGTCCAGGCCGAACGTGATCACATCCTGACCCTTTGCGGCCTCGCCATCCTGGCGGTCGCGGCGCTGGGCTTCGGCCTCGATGTCGGCCTGGTCGCGATTACGGTCGCGGTGATCCTCGCTTTGCTCTCGCCCGAAAGCCAGAAGGGCGCGGTCGACAAGGTCAGCTGGTCGACGGTACTCCTGGTGTGCGGCGTGACCACCTATGTCGGCGTCATGCAGGAAGGCGGCGCGATCGACTTTGCCGGCAACAGCGTCGCCGGCATCGGCTCGCCGCTGCTGGCCGCACTGCTTCTCTGCTATATCGGCGGCATCGTCTCGGCCTTCGCCTCGACCACCGGCATTCTCGGCGCGATCATCCCGCTCGCGGTTCCGTTCCTGCTCCAGGGCAATCTCAGCGCGATCGGCGTCATCGCGGCGCTGGGCGTCGCCTCGAGCGTGGTCGACGTCAGCCCGTTCTCGACCAACGGCGCGCTGCTGGTCGCCAACGCCCAAGGCATCGACAAGGAGGTCTTCTACCGCCGGCTCTTGGCCTACGGGAGCTTCGTCGTCGTCTTCGGCCCGATGATCGCCTGGTTCTTCCTCGTCGTGACCGGCTGGTTCTAA
- a CDS encoding tripartite tricarboxylate transporter substrate binding protein, producing MRRTRGFAGAAIAALALLTAALPARAQGDAWPSRPITIVAPFGPGSTPDAVARLLADHFKTAFGQNAVVENRTGAGGNLGTQAVATAAPDGYTLGVSIAGPLAINTVLFPDLAYDPERDLAFISLVATQPSVIVVNPELGIASTDDLIERLKADPGGFNFASIGVGSLSHLAMEALAEASGTEMTHVPYNGSPQAVQALLGGEAQLGALPAGAVVPFGRSGELAMVAVSSAKRFSLLPDVPTLSEDGLAGVEADAWVGLIAPAGTDPAILARIGDETRSFLATPQARAALEAQFMEPAGSSAETFEAVVQGDLDRWRPLIERRGITLN from the coding sequence GTGCGACGGACACGAGGATTTGCGGGCGCTGCGATCGCGGCGCTCGCCCTGCTGACGGCAGCCCTGCCGGCACGAGCGCAGGGCGATGCCTGGCCGAGCCGGCCGATCACGATCGTCGCCCCGTTCGGGCCGGGCTCGACGCCGGACGCCGTCGCGCGCCTGCTGGCGGATCATTTCAAAACGGCGTTCGGACAGAACGCCGTGGTCGAGAACCGGACGGGCGCGGGCGGCAATCTCGGCACCCAGGCCGTGGCGACGGCCGCGCCCGACGGCTACACGCTGGGCGTTTCGATCGCCGGACCTCTCGCCATCAACACCGTCCTGTTCCCGGACCTCGCCTACGATCCGGAACGGGATCTCGCCTTCATCTCGCTGGTCGCCACCCAGCCGAGCGTCATCGTGGTCAATCCCGAGCTGGGCATCGCCAGCACGGACGACCTGATCGAGCGGCTCAAGGCCGATCCCGGCGGGTTCAACTTCGCCTCGATCGGCGTCGGCTCGCTGTCGCACCTCGCCATGGAGGCCCTGGCCGAGGCGAGCGGCACCGAGATGACGCACGTGCCCTACAACGGCTCGCCTCAGGCGGTGCAGGCCCTGCTGGGCGGCGAGGCGCAGCTGGGCGCGCTGCCTGCCGGCGCCGTCGTCCCGTTCGGGCGGTCGGGCGAGCTGGCTATGGTCGCCGTGAGCTCGGCCAAGCGCTTCTCCCTCCTGCCCGACGTGCCGACCTTGTCCGAGGATGGGCTTGCCGGCGTCGAGGCCGATGCCTGGGTCGGCCTGATCGCGCCGGCCGGCACCGATCCGGCGATCCTGGCGCGCATCGGCGACGAGACGCGCAGCTTCCTCGCGACGCCGCAGGCCCGCGCCGCGCTCGAGGCGCAGTTCATGGAGCCGGCCGGCAGCAGCGCCGAGACGTTCGAGGCCGTCGTGCAGGGCGATCTCGACCGCTGGCGTCCGCTGATCGAGCGGCGGGGCATCACGCTGAACTAG
- a CDS encoding TAXI family TRAP transporter solute-binding subunit — protein MKKSLLALTLFACVGSSAGASAQQLRLMTGPQGGSWYPLGGAIQAMAQESLGVGVQVLPGGGIANVQGVETGAADLGFANSISVVDAIEGRPPFEAKAANVCNVATLYPQYFQMVVMESSGIESVEDFADRRLATQPVGNTAEEVIRAVLKTANLSYDDLSAVDYVSYSDGVSLMQDGNTDIFVLGTTVPASSIMDLANSSDIKLVPLTEDFITRMRELNPGYTGITIPANSYPSQDNDVRAIAYATQVIARCDLDAEVVHGILGQMWQNRADLSAVANAISKTTLEQMAQDVGVPLHEGARQFYQEQGAL, from the coding sequence ATGAAGAAGTCGCTGCTTGCCTTGACCCTGTTCGCGTGCGTCGGGTCGTCCGCGGGGGCTTCGGCCCAGCAATTGCGCCTCATGACCGGCCCGCAGGGCGGCTCATGGTATCCGCTCGGGGGTGCCATCCAGGCGATGGCGCAGGAGTCGCTCGGGGTGGGCGTCCAGGTCCTTCCCGGCGGCGGCATCGCCAATGTCCAGGGCGTGGAGACCGGCGCCGCCGATCTGGGCTTCGCCAACTCCATCTCGGTGGTCGATGCCATCGAAGGGCGGCCGCCGTTCGAGGCCAAGGCCGCGAACGTCTGCAACGTCGCGACGCTGTACCCGCAATATTTCCAGATGGTCGTCATGGAGAGCAGCGGCATCGAGTCGGTCGAGGACTTCGCCGACAGGCGGCTGGCGACCCAGCCCGTCGGCAACACGGCCGAGGAGGTGATCCGCGCCGTTCTCAAGACGGCCAACCTCTCCTATGACGACCTCTCGGCCGTCGACTACGTGTCGTATTCGGACGGCGTCTCGCTGATGCAGGACGGCAATACCGACATCTTCGTTCTCGGCACCACGGTTCCGGCGTCGTCGATCATGGACCTGGCGAACAGCAGCGACATCAAGCTCGTGCCCCTGACCGAGGACTTCATCACACGGATGCGCGAGCTCAATCCCGGCTACACCGGCATCACGATCCCGGCCAATTCCTATCCCAGCCAGGACAACGACGTGCGCGCGATCGCCTACGCCACGCAGGTCATCGCCCGCTGCGACCTCGATGCCGAGGTCGTGCACGGGATCCTCGGCCAGATGTGGCAGAACCGAGCCGACCTCTCCGCCGTCGCCAACGCCATCAGCAAGACCACGCTCGAGCAGATGGCGCAGGACGTGGGCGTGCCGCTCCATGAGGGCGCGCGGCAGTTCTACCAGGAGCAGGGAGCCCTCTGA